One stretch of Nitrosococcus watsonii C-113 DNA includes these proteins:
- a CDS encoding YajD family HNH nuclease has protein sequence MKKTRSSTHKLDEIVAEAQRNRTKREQGYREKSLRMYPWICGRCRREFTRATVHELTVHHRDHNHDNNPADGSNWELLCLYCHDNEHARFIDRVDGGALDSPAGENQAAGYKAFAGLGELLKKKE, from the coding sequence ACCCGATCAAGCACCCATAAACTGGATGAAATCGTTGCCGAGGCTCAGCGTAATCGGACTAAACGGGAACAGGGTTATAGAGAGAAGTCGCTGCGGATGTATCCCTGGATTTGTGGTCGGTGCAGACGGGAGTTTACGCGCGCTACGGTGCATGAACTTACTGTGCATCATAGGGATCATAATCATGACAATAATCCTGCTGACGGCAGTAATTGGGAACTATTGTGCCTTTATTGCCATGACAATGAACATGCCCGCTTTATTGATAGGGTAGACGGTGGAGCCCTGGATTCTCCTGCTGGAGAAAATCAGGCTGCCGGTTATAAAGCTTTCGCCGGGCTGGGAGAATTATTGAAAAAGAAGGAATGA
- a CDS encoding YchJ family protein → MEQLTTDCICGSGMPYTECCGLYHSGKKNASTAEILMRTRFTAFAMENEAYILETWEPTKRPPRVDFPKKGTQWKRLEIMEKKKGGAQDTKGIVEFKAYYLLEGEEYAVNEISRFRKGQGRWYYLDGAVKSIAKVGQHTNKGKNAPCPCGSGKKYKRCCGKPK, encoded by the coding sequence TTGGAACAGCTTACTACTGATTGCATCTGCGGCTCTGGTATGCCTTATACAGAATGCTGCGGGCTTTACCATTCCGGCAAAAAAAATGCTTCTACCGCGGAAATACTCATGCGTACCCGCTTTACAGCCTTTGCTATGGAAAATGAAGCTTATATATTGGAAACTTGGGAGCCCACCAAGCGGCCACCAAGGGTGGATTTTCCGAAAAAGGGCACTCAGTGGAAGCGCCTGGAAATTATGGAAAAGAAAAAAGGAGGTGCCCAAGATACAAAAGGAATTGTTGAATTTAAAGCCTATTATTTACTGGAAGGTGAGGAATATGCTGTTAATGAAATCAGCCGTTTTCGCAAGGGACAGGGACGGTGGTATTATCTGGACGGCGCAGTCAAATCCATTGCCAAGGTAGGTCAGCACACCAATAAAGGGAAAAACGCGCCTTGCCCTTGTGGCAGCGGCAAGAAATACAAGCGCTGCTGCGGAAAGCCTAAATAG
- a CDS encoding RelA/SpoT family protein, which translates to MISTQRHSDHLLPQSASQLEEARALLADEIDDESQVRSLIVQGDAIVELLAKLQVDTETQIAGLLLPAMEAGLLKREIVTKNLAPTITRLLRGSERLAVLKHYRNNSEKDPIQAEKLRKMLLAIVEDPRVVLVRLADHLYRLRNANNAAIATRQTLAQETLDIFAPLANRLGIWQLKWELEDLALRYLQPQIYQRLTKALDKRQVDRERYIIQVKEQLKEALAQAGIQGQISGRPKHLYSIWKKMQAKNLAFHQLFDVHAFRVIVVDVRDCYATLSLVHTLWTPIPEEFDDYIAHPKPNGYRSLHTAVLDPQGKPMEIQIRSLQMHEESELGVASHWRYKEGAALDTGFEQRVAWLRSFLDRNESGSSSTDLIEQFKSEAFHDRIYVLTPQGRVIDLPEKATPLDFAYAIHTEVGHRCRGAKVDGAMVTLTQPLASGQEVEILTTREGAPSRDWLNPRLGYLHTPSARAKIQRWFKQQDHSLHAARGRTLLDRERQRLRLTEVDLAPLLKRFRHPRPDSLLAALGRGDISLGQLNTALREQQPEPPPPTFGANPPPRASSTTENAIHVLGVSDLLSRLARCCSPIPGDPITGYITQGSGVAIHRRDCPNIIKLSQERQNRLVEVAWRHPMGEAHSMDISIQAEDRKGLLQDITRLLAQTDTNILAINTVSDRSSGQAHMRLTIEVNDTEQLNSLLKRLTRLPGIINAHRFNPGK; encoded by the coding sequence ATGATTTCAACCCAACGCCACAGTGATCATTTACTCCCTCAGTCTGCCTCCCAATTGGAAGAAGCCCGAGCGCTTCTAGCAGATGAAATTGATGATGAAAGCCAAGTGAGGTCTTTGATCGTCCAGGGGGACGCCATTGTGGAATTGCTAGCGAAGTTGCAAGTGGATACCGAGACCCAAATTGCCGGACTATTGTTGCCAGCGATGGAAGCAGGACTGCTTAAACGGGAAATTGTCACCAAAAATTTGGCTCCGACAATTACGCGGCTACTCCGAGGATCTGAACGCCTGGCGGTGCTAAAACATTACCGTAATAATAGCGAAAAAGATCCGATTCAAGCTGAAAAACTGCGTAAGATGTTACTAGCTATTGTGGAAGACCCCCGGGTCGTCCTCGTACGCTTGGCCGATCACCTCTATCGCCTGCGCAACGCTAACAATGCGGCCATAGCGACTCGCCAAACGTTAGCTCAAGAAACCCTGGATATCTTCGCCCCCCTGGCTAATCGCCTAGGTATCTGGCAACTTAAATGGGAACTGGAAGATTTGGCTTTGCGCTATCTGCAACCTCAAATTTACCAACGGCTAACCAAGGCTCTGGATAAGCGACAGGTAGACCGTGAGCGATATATTATCCAGGTGAAAGAACAGCTCAAAGAAGCACTCGCCCAGGCAGGTATCCAGGGCCAAATCAGCGGTCGCCCTAAGCATCTTTACAGCATCTGGAAAAAAATGCAGGCTAAAAATCTAGCCTTCCATCAGCTATTTGATGTCCATGCCTTCCGGGTCATTGTGGTGGATGTAAGAGATTGCTATGCGACCCTAAGCCTAGTACACACACTCTGGACCCCCATCCCCGAGGAATTTGACGATTATATCGCCCACCCTAAACCCAATGGCTACCGTTCCCTGCATACCGCAGTGCTTGACCCACAGGGAAAACCCATGGAAATACAGATCCGTTCCTTGCAGATGCACGAAGAATCTGAGTTAGGAGTAGCCTCTCACTGGCGTTATAAGGAAGGAGCGGCGCTGGATACGGGTTTTGAGCAGCGCGTTGCCTGGCTTCGAAGCTTTTTGGACCGGAATGAGTCCGGCTCCAGTAGCACCGATCTCATTGAACAATTCAAATCCGAAGCCTTCCATGACCGCATCTATGTTCTAACGCCTCAGGGACGCGTTATCGACTTACCCGAAAAAGCAACTCCCCTGGACTTTGCCTATGCTATTCACACTGAGGTCGGCCATCGCTGCCGGGGCGCCAAAGTAGATGGGGCCATGGTGACTTTAACCCAACCACTCGCCAGTGGCCAGGAAGTAGAGATTCTCACTACCCGGGAAGGCGCCCCTAGCCGGGACTGGCTTAATCCGCGCTTAGGTTACCTCCATACTCCGAGCGCCCGAGCCAAGATTCAACGCTGGTTTAAGCAGCAAGATCATAGCCTCCACGCAGCCCGCGGCCGAACTCTCCTGGACCGGGAACGGCAGCGGCTCAGGCTGACGGAAGTGGATTTAGCGCCACTACTCAAACGGTTTCGTCACCCCCGTCCGGATAGCTTGCTGGCAGCGCTAGGACGTGGTGATATCAGCCTTGGCCAGCTCAATACAGCACTCCGGGAACAACAGCCGGAACCTCCCCCGCCAACGTTTGGGGCAAACCCACCCCCAAGGGCCTCCTCAACAACTGAAAATGCTATCCACGTACTAGGAGTCAGCGATTTGCTATCGCGTCTAGCCCGTTGCTGCAGCCCTATCCCCGGTGACCCCATTACAGGCTATATCACCCAGGGGAGTGGCGTCGCTATCCACCGCCGCGATTGCCCCAATATTATTAAACTCTCGCAAGAGCGCCAGAATCGTCTGGTGGAGGTGGCTTGGCGTCACCCAATGGGAGAGGCCCACTCCATGGATATCTCCATTCAAGCGGAAGATCGTAAAGGATTGCTACAGGATATTACCCGCCTTCTGGCACAAACGGATACTAACATCCTCGCTATCAATACGGTCAGCGATCGCTCCTCTGGACAGGCCCATATGCGGTTAACCATTGAAGTAAACGATACCGAGCAGCTAAACAGCCTGCTCAAACGCCTCACCAGGCTTCCCGGTATCATCAATGCTCACCGCTTCAATCCAGGAAAGTAA
- the hrpA gene encoding ATP-dependent RNA helicase HrpA, protein MGSIILQPQLEILASKIPSCMQRDQHRLKRRLQRLTKGNSSHNLDRLTQAIEDSRLWREQRQNQLPKPAFEQSLPVVERREEIGTAIRNHQVVILCGETGSGKTTQLPKICLELGRGVAGMIGHTQPRRIAARTVANRIAKELNSDMGQIVGYKVRFHDQVGPSTYIKLMTDGILLAETQGDRFLDQYDTLIIDEAHERSLNIDFLLGYLKQLLPKRPDLKVIITSATIDTERFSQHFSQAPIIEISGRTYPVEIRYRPLCGEQATQERNLSEGILDAVDQLSRLGPGDILVFLPGEREIRETAEALRKHHPPHTEILPLYARLSSAEQNRVFKPHSGRRIVLATNVAETSLTVPGIHYVVDPGLARLSRYSVRSKVQRLPIEKISQSSANQRAGRCGRIATGVCIRLYSEEDFLDRPEFTDPEILRTNLASVILQMKSLQLGAVEDFPFLDPPLPKMINDGLRLLAELGAIDKTHNLTPIGQRLTQLPIDPRIGRMVLAGGEFHCLREILIIASALSIQDPRERPLDAQQAADEAHSRFQDERSDFLSYLKLWEDLQRQWGRLSQNKLRAYCREHFLSYLRLREWRDIHQQLKLLATQLGFRPNQVAAEYEAIHRALLTGLLGNIAAKSEKNHYLGARNIKLQIFPGSALFKKSPKWIMAAELVETSQLYARCTSKIEPEWLEPLALHLVKRSYFDPHWEKRPAQVIAYERITLYGLTVIPKRRIHYGPIHPEEAREIFIREALVNGDYDTQAPFFRHNQKLVAEIEELEHKSRRRDVLIDEQSLYQFYEERLPAGIYNGTGFKQWRQQAEKKNPRLLFLSREELMRHDAKEITGTRFPDQITVKGFPLTLSYHFEPGHPADGVTLTVPLAVLNQLEANRFQWLVPGLLKEKIICLIKALPKSLRRNFVPVPDFAEACMRALSPAQGPLLDKLARHLQIMTGVPLSATCWQEIELPRHLQMNFRLVDEKDKELATGRDLTILQQQWASKAQRSFRGWDNNELTREGITQWDFGELPEQIELERQGLKLKGYPALQDTGTAVSLVIMDSAETAQELTCLGLRRLFMLVLTQQIKYLRKNLPGIQKMCLHYTGLPAMPWGGNTPSQSSCESLKDALIQGVIDRTFILDRPPIRNKQAFMARKEKGCAELMATANKLCHLVEEILAEYHEAAKQLKGNLPLVWLTSIRDMKEQLAHLVYHGFINQTPPAWLSHLPRYLKGIRLRLAKLQANPHRDQQRQAEITPLWQAYEKRMAIQHQENGPSPALETYRWLLEEYRISLFAQELGTKHPVSPKRLAAQWQEV, encoded by the coding sequence ATGGGTTCCATTATCTTGCAGCCGCAACTAGAAATATTAGCCTCGAAAATTCCCTCCTGCATGCAGCGCGATCAACATCGGCTAAAACGGCGCCTGCAACGACTCACTAAAGGAAATTCAAGCCACAATTTAGACCGCCTAACCCAAGCCATCGAAGATTCCCGCCTGTGGCGGGAACAGCGCCAAAATCAATTACCTAAACCAGCTTTTGAGCAATCCTTGCCAGTCGTTGAACGGCGGGAGGAAATCGGGACAGCTATCCGTAATCATCAAGTGGTTATTCTATGTGGCGAGACGGGTTCTGGAAAAACTACCCAATTGCCCAAAATATGCTTAGAACTGGGACGGGGCGTTGCGGGCATGATTGGCCATACCCAACCGCGCCGAATCGCGGCCCGTACTGTGGCCAACCGAATTGCCAAAGAACTCAACAGTGATATGGGGCAAATCGTAGGCTATAAAGTGCGTTTCCATGATCAGGTTGGCCCTAGTACCTATATTAAGCTTATGACCGACGGTATTCTCTTGGCTGAAACTCAGGGAGACCGCTTTCTAGACCAATACGATACTCTCATTATCGATGAAGCCCATGAGCGCAGTCTCAATATTGATTTTTTGCTGGGCTATCTCAAGCAACTGCTGCCGAAACGGCCTGATCTCAAGGTTATTATCACCTCTGCCACGATTGATACCGAACGCTTTTCTCAGCATTTCAGCCAAGCGCCCATTATCGAAATTTCCGGGCGCACTTATCCGGTAGAGATCCGCTATCGTCCCCTTTGTGGCGAACAAGCAACCCAGGAGCGGAATTTATCCGAGGGTATTCTAGATGCGGTGGATCAACTGTCCCGTCTGGGTCCGGGGGATATTTTGGTTTTTCTCCCTGGGGAGCGGGAAATCCGCGAGACTGCCGAGGCCCTGCGCAAACACCATCCCCCCCACACTGAAATCCTGCCCCTTTATGCCCGGCTTTCCTCCGCCGAGCAGAATCGGGTTTTCAAACCCCATTCAGGAAGACGCATCGTGCTAGCAACCAATGTTGCGGAAACCTCCTTAACCGTACCAGGCATTCATTACGTCGTGGATCCGGGGTTGGCCCGTCTGAGCCGCTACAGCGTGCGCAGCAAGGTGCAACGCTTGCCTATCGAAAAAATTTCCCAATCCAGCGCTAATCAGCGGGCAGGCCGTTGTGGCCGCATTGCGACAGGGGTTTGCATCCGCCTCTATAGCGAAGAAGACTTCCTCGACCGGCCTGAATTTACCGATCCGGAAATCCTCCGAACCAATCTGGCATCGGTTATTCTGCAAATGAAATCTTTGCAGTTAGGAGCGGTGGAAGATTTTCCCTTTCTCGATCCCCCTCTCCCCAAAATGATTAATGATGGTCTGCGGCTACTAGCTGAATTAGGGGCTATAGACAAGACCCATAATTTAACCCCTATAGGCCAAAGGCTGACGCAACTTCCCATTGACCCTCGTATTGGCCGCATGGTGTTGGCAGGTGGTGAATTTCATTGCCTTAGGGAAATACTTATCATCGCCAGCGCCCTCAGTATCCAGGACCCCCGGGAACGCCCCCTTGACGCCCAGCAAGCCGCCGATGAAGCCCATTCCAGGTTTCAGGATGAGCGCTCTGATTTTCTCTCTTATCTAAAACTATGGGAGGACTTGCAACGCCAATGGGGACGCCTTTCCCAGAATAAACTCCGGGCTTACTGCCGGGAGCATTTTCTTTCCTACTTGCGCCTTCGGGAATGGCGCGATATCCACCAACAACTCAAACTACTGGCCACCCAACTTGGCTTTCGTCCCAATCAGGTGGCAGCGGAATACGAGGCTATTCATCGGGCGCTGCTCACGGGACTGCTGGGCAATATCGCTGCTAAATCAGAAAAAAATCACTATCTGGGCGCAAGAAATATTAAGCTCCAGATCTTCCCCGGATCTGCCCTCTTTAAAAAAAGCCCCAAGTGGATCATGGCGGCGGAATTGGTGGAAACCTCCCAGCTTTATGCCCGCTGCACCAGTAAGATTGAGCCTGAATGGCTTGAACCTCTTGCCCTCCATCTCGTTAAACGCAGTTATTTTGACCCCCATTGGGAGAAACGCCCTGCCCAGGTAATAGCCTATGAACGGATCACCCTTTACGGTCTTACGGTGATCCCTAAGCGCCGGATTCATTATGGTCCCATTCATCCCGAAGAGGCGCGGGAAATCTTTATTCGCGAGGCCCTGGTTAATGGCGACTATGATACCCAGGCCCCCTTCTTCCGCCATAATCAGAAATTGGTAGCAGAAATAGAAGAACTAGAGCACAAAAGCCGGCGACGGGATGTGCTTATTGATGAGCAGAGCCTCTATCAATTCTATGAGGAGCGGCTTCCAGCGGGGATCTACAACGGCACTGGCTTTAAGCAGTGGCGCCAACAGGCGGAGAAAAAAAATCCCCGGCTATTATTCCTCAGCCGGGAAGAATTGATGCGTCATGATGCAAAAGAGATAACAGGAACGCGTTTTCCCGATCAAATAACCGTAAAAGGTTTCCCCCTTACCTTGTCCTATCACTTTGAACCGGGCCATCCTGCGGATGGAGTAACGCTAACCGTCCCCCTCGCCGTGCTCAATCAATTGGAAGCAAACCGTTTTCAATGGCTAGTCCCAGGGCTGCTTAAAGAAAAAATTATTTGTCTGATTAAAGCCCTACCTAAGAGTTTACGCCGTAATTTCGTGCCCGTGCCTGATTTTGCAGAGGCTTGTATGCGCGCTTTATCTCCCGCACAAGGCCCGTTGCTAGACAAGCTAGCTCGCCACCTCCAAATCATGACGGGAGTCCCCCTCTCCGCTACTTGCTGGCAAGAAATAGAGCTGCCACGCCATCTGCAAATGAATTTCCGGCTAGTGGATGAAAAGGATAAAGAGCTGGCTACCGGCAGGGATTTGACCATCCTACAGCAACAGTGGGCCAGCAAAGCCCAGCGCAGCTTTCGGGGCTGGGATAATAACGAACTGACCCGTGAAGGGATCACCCAATGGGATTTTGGCGAACTACCAGAACAGATTGAATTAGAACGCCAGGGGCTTAAACTCAAGGGTTATCCTGCATTGCAGGATACAGGAACCGCGGTTTCCCTGGTCATTATGGATTCAGCCGAGACGGCGCAGGAACTCACCTGCTTGGGATTACGGCGTCTGTTTATGCTGGTATTGACTCAGCAAATTAAATATTTAAGAAAAAATCTGCCAGGCATTCAGAAAATGTGCTTGCACTATACGGGCCTCCCAGCCATGCCGTGGGGGGGCAATACCCCTTCCCAATCCTCTTGCGAAAGCCTCAAGGATGCCTTGATTCAGGGAGTCATAGACCGCACTTTTATTCTTGACCGCCCTCCCATTCGCAATAAGCAAGCATTTATGGCCCGTAAGGAAAAAGGCTGCGCTGAACTCATGGCCACCGCCAATAAACTCTGTCATCTCGTGGAGGAAATCCTGGCTGAATATCACGAGGCCGCCAAGCAGCTAAAGGGCAATCTTCCCCTTGTATGGCTAACCTCCATTCGTGACATGAAGGAACAACTAGCCCATTTGGTCTATCATGGTTTTATTAACCAGACACCGCCAGCATGGCTTAGTCATCTTCCCCGCTATCTCAAAGGGATAAGGCTACGACTTGCAAAACTGCAGGCAAACCCCCACCGAGATCAGCAACGACAAGCAGAAATTACCCCTTTATGGCAAGCTTATGAGAAAAGAATGGCAATACAGCACCAGGAAAACGGACCATCTCCAGCCTTGGAAACCTATCGCTGGCTACTGGAAGAGTACAGGATCTCCCTTTTTGCCCAGGAACTAGGGACCAAGCACCCAGTCTCCCCTAAGCGGTTAGCCGCTCAATGGCAAGAGGTTTAA
- a CDS encoding Tex family protein: MKSAGIIAQELGIRPEQASAAIRLLDGGATVPFVARYRKEATGGMDDTQLRYLEGRLAYLRELEERRETIVRSIEKQDKLTAELEQQLLAAMSKTELEDLYLPYKPKRRTKAQIAREAGLEPLALQLLENPELDPEAMAVDYLNLDKGIEEVPAALEGARRILMEYFAEEASLLGQLREYLWKEGKLSAKVQDGKEEQGRKFADYFEYQEAICKIPSHRALALFRGRNEGVLKLTLDTPPAREQREEHPCEFMVARHFGIEEQGRPADAWLLQAVRWAWKIKLYPRLEADLKLRLREQAEETAIDVFSRNLRSLLLAAPAGSRPVLGLDPGFRTGVKVAVIDKTGKLLETATIYPHPPQKQWDAAINTLSSLLQKHGVELVGIGNGTASRETEQLVAELLKKFPQFELQKLLISEAGASVYSASAGAAEELPDLDVSLRGAVSIARRLQDPLAELVKIDPKSIGVGQYQHDVNQPQLGRALVSVVEDCVNAVGVDINTASPALLSYVSGFTSTVARNTVEYRDTHGPFASREGLKEIPRFGAKTFEQAAGFLRIRGGNNPLDASAVHPETYPIVQKIMEETGHDIHCLIGHTDFLNSLDPALFVDEQFGLPTFQDILRELEKPGRDPRPAFKTAVFKEEIQTLEDLKPGMILEGVVTNVTAFGAFVDVGVHQDGLVHISALADRFVKDPHEIVSAGDIVKVKVLEIDNVRKRIGLTMRLGEMAEKQSSQLTAKEPMKKPRHSKAKLSPAAQGGGVMAEAFSRAKKST, translated from the coding sequence ATGAAATCGGCAGGAATAATTGCTCAGGAACTCGGAATTCGGCCTGAACAGGCAAGCGCAGCTATACGCCTTTTAGATGGAGGTGCTACAGTGCCTTTTGTAGCCCGTTATCGGAAAGAAGCTACGGGAGGGATGGATGATACTCAGCTACGTTATTTGGAAGGCCGTTTAGCTTATTTACGTGAGCTTGAAGAACGTCGGGAGACGATTGTACGTTCCATCGAAAAACAAGATAAGCTAACTGCGGAATTAGAACAGCAACTTCTAGCGGCAATGAGCAAGACCGAGCTGGAAGACTTATATCTGCCCTATAAGCCAAAGCGCCGCACTAAAGCACAAATAGCTCGTGAAGCGGGACTTGAACCGCTCGCATTACAGTTACTGGAAAATCCGGAACTCGATCCAGAAGCAATGGCGGTGGATTATTTAAATCTGGATAAGGGTATCGAAGAGGTACCCGCAGCCTTAGAAGGTGCGCGGCGGATTTTAATGGAGTATTTTGCTGAGGAGGCTAGCTTGTTGGGCCAGCTCAGGGAGTATCTATGGAAAGAGGGTAAGCTGAGCGCTAAAGTACAGGATGGGAAAGAGGAACAAGGTCGTAAGTTCGCGGATTATTTTGAATATCAAGAAGCCATTTGCAAAATTCCCTCCCATCGGGCCTTGGCACTTTTTCGTGGTCGGAACGAAGGAGTGCTTAAACTAACCCTAGATACGCCGCCCGCTAGGGAGCAGAGAGAAGAACATCCCTGTGAATTCATGGTAGCCAGGCATTTCGGGATTGAGGAGCAAGGGCGGCCTGCCGATGCCTGGTTGCTGCAAGCTGTGCGCTGGGCTTGGAAAATAAAGCTTTATCCTCGTCTAGAAGCGGATCTTAAATTACGCCTGCGGGAGCAGGCAGAGGAAACGGCTATTGATGTCTTTTCCCGGAATTTGCGCAGCCTCCTATTAGCTGCTCCGGCGGGCTCTCGTCCAGTTTTAGGGCTGGATCCAGGCTTCCGCACGGGTGTGAAAGTTGCCGTCATCGATAAGACTGGGAAGCTACTAGAAACCGCCACGATCTATCCCCATCCACCCCAGAAACAGTGGGATGCTGCGATTAATACCCTCTCTAGCTTGCTACAAAAGCATGGGGTTGAATTGGTTGGTATCGGCAACGGTACGGCATCTCGGGAAACTGAACAGTTGGTGGCGGAGCTATTAAAAAAATTCCCGCAGTTTGAATTGCAAAAGCTGCTGATAAGCGAAGCGGGAGCTTCTGTATACTCTGCTTCCGCTGGCGCGGCTGAAGAATTACCGGATCTTGATGTCTCCTTACGAGGTGCTGTTTCCATTGCTCGCCGTTTGCAGGACCCGTTAGCGGAATTAGTTAAAATCGATCCCAAATCTATTGGTGTTGGCCAGTATCAGCATGATGTCAATCAGCCCCAATTAGGCCGGGCACTAGTGAGCGTCGTGGAAGATTGTGTTAATGCAGTGGGGGTTGATATCAACACGGCTTCTCCAGCCCTGCTGTCCTATGTATCCGGCTTTACTTCAACGGTAGCCCGCAACACTGTGGAATACCGCGATACGCATGGCCCCTTTGCTTCCCGCGAGGGTCTCAAGGAGATTCCCCGTTTTGGAGCGAAGACATTTGAGCAGGCGGCTGGCTTCCTGCGTATCAGAGGAGGGAATAATCCGCTTGATGCCTCGGCAGTCCACCCAGAAACTTACCCTATCGTGCAAAAAATCATGGAAGAAACTGGGCATGATATACATTGCTTGATTGGTCATACGGATTTTCTGAATTCCCTTGATCCGGCCTTATTCGTTGATGAGCAATTTGGCTTGCCTACATTTCAAGACATCCTCAGGGAACTTGAGAAACCAGGGCGCGATCCTCGTCCCGCCTTTAAAACCGCAGTATTTAAGGAAGAAATTCAAACGTTGGAGGATCTCAAGCCAGGAATGATCCTAGAAGGCGTGGTCACCAATGTTACTGCTTTTGGTGCTTTTGTGGATGTAGGAGTGCATCAAGATGGGTTAGTGCATATTTCCGCCTTGGCAGACCGGTTTGTCAAGGATCCCCATGAGATCGTTTCGGCGGGGGATATCGTGAAAGTGAAAGTTCTGGAAATTGATAACGTTCGCAAGCGGATTGGTTTAACCATGCGATTAGGCGAGATGGCAGAAAAACAATCATCCCAGCTTACAGCCAAAGAGCCCATGAAAAAACCTCGGCATAGTAAAGCTAAATTATCGCCGGCTGCTCAAGGAGGAGGGGTAATGGCAGAGGCCTTTTCACGGGCAAAAAAAAGCACTTAG
- a CDS encoding DUF2024 family protein, with protein MQIDVFDTYVTTTEGKRLHFDVFLPTGKQGELARQYAKEWLESIGIHTKDVQQESCNYCHSEAANPKVQQHIKQHGYYIYQMEGCPSSER; from the coding sequence ATGCAAATTGATGTGTTTGATACCTACGTCACGACAACAGAAGGCAAACGGCTGCATTTCGATGTGTTTCTTCCTACAGGCAAGCAGGGAGAACTGGCACGGCAATATGCCAAAGAATGGCTTGAAAGCATTGGTATCCATACAAAAGATGTCCAACAGGAATCTTGCAATTATTGCCACAGTGAAGCTGCTAACCCCAAAGTGCAGCAACATATCAAGCAACACGGATACTATATTTATCAGATGGAGGGCTGTCCTTCGTCAGAGCGATAA